The Streptococcus sp. VT 162 genome has a window encoding:
- a CDS encoding glucuronide permease, with translation MLTSMILGILTIVLALAFSLLHLAAAFSAMKQKNYSLGNTCILVGSCITSLALAIFYFVPLATILLWIVGSSIVCYGAYWNGRQQENQHISHHIIRITSAIIITVLFILL, from the coding sequence ATGTTAACTTCGATGATTCTAGGAATATTAACAATCGTACTAGCTCTCGCATTCTCATTACTTCACCTTGCTGCTGCTTTTTCAGCCATGAAACAAAAGAACTACAGTCTGGGAAACACGTGCATCTTGGTCGGCAGTTGCATCACTTCTCTGGCTCTAGCTATCTTTTACTTCGTCCCACTGGCAACCATTCTACTATGGATTGTGGGTTCGAGTATCGTCTGCTATGGTGCCTACTGGAACGGGCGACAGCAAGAAAATCAACATATATCGCACCACATTATTCGTATAACGAGCGCTATTATCATTACGGTATTATTCATCTTGCTCTAA